A part of Candidatus Zixiibacteriota bacterium genomic DNA contains:
- a CDS encoding RtcB family protein codes for MSWKGPIDKIGDCRYRISEQFKSNVLKQHGLRMNVPGLVYCDEKMIETIRADDALYQVTNVATLPGIVSHSIAMPDIHHGYGFAIGAVAAFDADEGIISPGGVGYDINCGVRLLRSDLTADDIRSRVPKLVDTMFANVPSGVGSTSRLRLSNQEMDDVLANGARWIVANGYGSKDDLDVMEEGGGIEGADPSLISDSARKRGSNQLGTLGAGNHFLEIQRVDEIYDPETAAAFGITATGQVTIMIHTGSRGCGHQICTDYLEAMRAARKKYGIRLPDPQLVCAPASSPEAQRYFSAMKAAANYAWANRQMITHQVRQSFEAVLKQSAERLGLDLIYDLAHNMAKLEEHEVEGRLRHLYVHRKGATRAFGPGHPEIPQRYRHVGQPVLIPGDMGTASYLLVGTELGMRETFGSSCHGAGRRMSRHASVRRHRANEVFAHLKDKGIYLQAKSKRVVAEEAPGAYKDIDNVVEITHRAGIARKVARMTPMGVVKG; via the coding sequence ATGAGTTGGAAAGGACCAATCGACAAAATCGGCGACTGTCGTTACCGCATCTCCGAACAATTTAAGAGCAATGTACTCAAGCAACACGGTCTGCGCATGAATGTGCCGGGGCTGGTGTATTGCGATGAGAAAATGATAGAGACGATCCGGGCCGATGACGCCCTGTACCAGGTGACCAATGTCGCTACCTTGCCGGGGATTGTCAGCCATTCGATAGCGATGCCGGATATTCATCACGGCTATGGATTTGCAATCGGCGCAGTCGCCGCCTTCGATGCCGATGAGGGTATAATCTCCCCCGGCGGTGTAGGGTATGACATCAACTGTGGCGTGCGGCTGCTGAGGTCTGACTTAACGGCAGATGATATTCGATCCCGCGTACCGAAACTGGTGGACACCATGTTTGCCAATGTTCCCTCCGGAGTTGGTTCGACCAGTCGTCTCAGGCTTTCAAATCAGGAGATGGATGACGTACTCGCCAATGGCGCTCGCTGGATAGTGGCCAATGGTTACGGTTCCAAAGACGATCTCGATGTCATGGAAGAAGGGGGCGGTATCGAGGGGGCGGATCCATCGCTGATAAGTGATTCCGCCAGGAAACGCGGCAGTAACCAGCTTGGCACACTGGGTGCAGGCAACCATTTCCTAGAGATCCAGCGCGTTGACGAGATTTATGATCCTGAAACGGCAGCGGCGTTTGGCATCACAGCTACGGGGCAAGTCACAATCATGATTCACACCGGTTCCCGTGGTTGCGGACACCAGATATGCACTGATTACCTTGAAGCGATGCGTGCGGCACGGAAGAAATACGGCATCCGGCTGCCCGATCCGCAACTGGTTTGCGCTCCGGCGTCTTCACCGGAAGCCCAACGATATTTCTCAGCCATGAAAGCGGCTGCTAATTACGCCTGGGCCAATCGGCAAATGATCACCCATCAAGTGCGCCAGTCGTTCGAGGCAGTTCTGAAACAATCAGCCGAACGCCTTGGTCTCGACCTGATCTATGATCTGGCCCACAACATGGCCAAACTTGAAGAACACGAAGTCGAGGGGCGGCTGCGACACCTTTATGTTCATCGAAAAGGGGCCACGCGTGCCTTTGGTCCAGGACACCCGGAGATCCCTCAGAGGTACCGTCACGTCGGTCAGCCGGTGCTGATCCCCGGCGATATGGGCACCGCCAGTTATCTGCTGGTGGGTACCGAACTGGGGATGCGGGAGACGTTTGGATCATCGTGCCACGGAGCAGGGCGGCGCATGTCACGTCATGCTTCAGTTAGACGTCACCGCGCCAACGAGGTTTTCGCTCACTTGAAGGATAAAGGCATCTATCTCCAAGCCAAAAGCAAACGAGTCGTCGCCGAAGAAGCTCCCGGTGCGTACAAGGATATTGACAACGTAGTGGAGATAACGCATCGGGCTGGAATTGCCCGGAAAGTAGCCCGCATGACACCGATGGGCGTAGTAAAAGGGTAA
- a CDS encoding archease: MKHFEFLEHTADVIVRASGDNLEEAFAAAGEAMFALITDISSIEPVKEISIEIESPDRNSLLVRFLSELILIHEVDLMLFREIDVTLRDDNQLTAVGYGERFDPNRHEPGLHVKAVSYHMLEIAEETDKAWVQVLFDV; this comes from the coding sequence ATGAAACATTTCGAGTTTCTTGAGCACACTGCCGATGTTATTGTCCGGGCGTCTGGAGATAATCTCGAAGAAGCGTTCGCCGCCGCTGGCGAAGCAATGTTTGCCCTGATAACCGATATCTCTTCTATCGAGCCGGTAAAGGAAATAAGCATCGAAATAGAATCGCCTGACCGCAATAGCCTGCTGGTTCGGTTTCTCTCGGAGTTGATACTCATTCACGAAGTCGATCTGATGTTATTCCGTGAAATTGATGTTACCCTTCGGGATGATAACCAGCTAACAGCTGTCGGATACGGCGAGCGTTTCGACCCCAACCGCCATGAACCGGGACTGCATGTAAAAGCGGTGTCATACCATATGCTTGAGATTGCCGAGGAAACAGACAAAGCGTGGGTGCAAGTGCTATTTGACGTCTGA
- a CDS encoding glutamate mutase L: MAKFDDPGDIKIILATDCGSTTTKAILIEFKDGEYRLTTRGEAPTTVEAPFEDVTMGALNAIQEVEELSGRKLLGDDGIIMNPSNGSEGTDVYISTSSAGGGLQMMVAGVVRSMTAESAERAALGAGAIVMDVIASNDKRLPHQQIERIRHLRPDMILLSGGIDGGTTTHVVELAELISAADPRPRLGSSYKLPVIYAGNKNAKSNIEDTLQDKVDLKSVDNLRPTLERENLAPAREEIHELFMEHVMAQAPGYKKLMSWTDAPIMPTPGAVGLIIQTIADRYNIEAVGVDIGGATTDIFSVFRPGGGEGVFNRTVSANLGMSYSISNVFAEATLPMVMRWAPFKMDERDLRNRVKNKMIRPTTIPQSMEELIFEQAVAKEALRLAFVQHKNFATVLKGVQQQRTIADAFEQTTSGATIVNMMSLDMLIGSGGVLSHAPRRQQSAMMMIDAFLPEGVTRLAVDSIFMMPQLGVLTEVQPTAATEVFEKDCLIHLGTCVAPVGTSKKPGPVMKYTIDLPSGKASGTLHSLEMKKFELGLQENGLPIKAKAILEPERHFDVGAGRGNKREVELHGGVVGIILDGRGRPFDLSTLTEDERVANLRKWMTELNIYPVSKMGGE, encoded by the coding sequence ATGGCAAAGTTTGATGACCCCGGTGACATTAAGATCATTCTCGCTACAGATTGCGGGTCCACTACGACCAAGGCAATCCTGATTGAGTTCAAGGATGGCGAATATCGTCTGACTACTCGTGGTGAGGCTCCTACCACTGTTGAAGCTCCTTTTGAAGACGTTACTATGGGTGCGCTTAATGCCATTCAGGAGGTCGAGGAGCTGTCCGGTCGCAAGTTGTTGGGCGATGACGGCATAATTATGAACCCCTCCAACGGTAGTGAGGGAACCGATGTTTATATTTCGACCTCGTCGGCTGGCGGCGGTTTGCAGATGATGGTGGCTGGTGTGGTGCGCTCAATGACTGCCGAATCGGCCGAACGCGCCGCTCTGGGTGCGGGAGCGATCGTTATGGATGTGATCGCCTCCAATGACAAGCGCCTGCCCCACCAACAGATTGAGCGAATTCGCCATCTGCGACCGGATATGATTCTACTGTCAGGTGGAATCGATGGTGGTACCACAACCCACGTAGTCGAATTGGCCGAGCTTATTTCTGCGGCTGATCCCCGTCCGCGACTGGGATCGTCATACAAACTGCCGGTTATTTATGCCGGAAACAAAAACGCAAAAAGCAATATCGAAGATACCCTGCAAGACAAGGTTGACCTCAAGTCGGTAGACAACTTGCGCCCAACCCTGGAACGCGAAAATCTCGCTCCCGCCCGTGAGGAAATCCACGAGCTGTTCATGGAGCATGTAATGGCGCAGGCACCCGGCTATAAGAAGCTGATGTCTTGGACCGACGCTCCGATTATGCCCACCCCTGGAGCGGTGGGATTGATTATCCAGACCATTGCCGACCGTTACAATATTGAAGCGGTCGGAGTCGATATCGGCGGTGCCACGACTGACATCTTTTCCGTTTTCCGTCCCGGCGGCGGTGAGGGTGTGTTCAACCGCACCGTCTCAGCCAACCTGGGAATGTCGTACTCGATATCGAACGTGTTTGCCGAAGCGACCCTGCCTATGGTCATGCGATGGGCACCATTCAAAATGGACGAGCGCGACCTCCGTAACCGGGTCAAAAACAAGATGATCCGCCCGACAACGATTCCCCAGTCGATGGAGGAATTGATCTTCGAGCAGGCTGTTGCCAAAGAAGCTTTGCGGCTGGCTTTTGTTCAGCATAAAAACTTTGCTACTGTCCTTAAGGGTGTCCAGCAGCAGCGGACCATCGCCGATGCTTTCGAACAAACGACCTCCGGTGCGACGATTGTGAACATGATGTCGCTCGATATGCTGATTGGCTCCGGTGGTGTGCTTTCTCATGCCCCGCGACGTCAGCAATCCGCAATGATGATGATTGATGCTTTCCTGCCAGAGGGAGTTACCCGCCTGGCCGTGGATTCTATCTTCATGATGCCGCAGTTGGGCGTGTTGACCGAAGTACAGCCAACAGCCGCCACGGAAGTATTTGAAAAGGACTGTCTGATTCATCTCGGGACCTGTGTAGCTCCTGTTGGCACCAGCAAGAAGCCGGGACCGGTTATGAAGTACACTATTGATCTACCATCCGGTAAAGCCTCCGGTACCCTTCACAGTCTTGAAATGAAGAAGTTCGAGCTGGGGCTTCAGGAAAACGGATTGCCGATTAAGGCCAAAGCTATTCTCGAACCAGAACGTCATTTCGACGTCGGCGCCGGGCGTGGTAACAAGCGCGAAGTTGAACTTCACGGTGGCGTGGTGGGCATCATCCTCGATGGCCGCGGCAGGCCGTTTGATCTGTCCACACTAACCGAAGACGAGCGCGTGGCCAATCTGAGAAAATGGATGACCGAGTTGAATATCTATCCCGTGTCAAAAATGGGTGGTGAATGA
- a CDS encoding MotA/TolQ/ExbB proton channel family protein, with product MENVIEASIFSGAVWQIISNTSIFGKFILLVLVSMSFVSWAIIFAKWRQYRDAEEASLRFMQTFRRSRTLGEAIGQAKSQKSATVSHIFLAGVTELDQLQELKNEAGGLQESVKPLDQHDFDILEMTMERTLTDQMAGLRSRVIFLATTGNSAPFLGLLGTVVGIMDSFWSIGERGSASLAVVAPGIAEALLATIVGLGAAIPAVMAYNWANNKLKFISDSSYGFILEFIARVKRETH from the coding sequence ATGGAAAACGTGATAGAAGCAAGCATATTCTCCGGAGCGGTCTGGCAGATCATTAGCAACACGTCGATTTTCGGCAAGTTCATTCTACTGGTTTTGGTTTCCATGTCGTTCGTGTCATGGGCTATTATCTTCGCCAAGTGGCGACAGTATCGGGATGCGGAGGAAGCCAGCCTGCGATTCATGCAGACCTTTCGGCGGAGTCGCACTTTGGGAGAAGCGATTGGACAGGCTAAATCGCAGAAATCGGCCACTGTCTCACATATTTTTCTTGCTGGTGTGACCGAGTTGGATCAATTGCAGGAATTGAAGAATGAGGCTGGAGGTCTCCAGGAATCTGTCAAACCTTTAGATCAACATGACTTCGATATTCTCGAAATGACTATGGAGCGGACCCTGACCGACCAGATGGCCGGCCTGCGGAGCCGAGTCATATTCTTGGCGACAACCGGTAATTCTGCTCCGTTTTTGGGTTTGCTCGGAACAGTCGTGGGGATTATGGACTCTTTCTGGTCAATTGGAGAACGCGGGTCAGCATCACTGGCGGTGGTTGCCCCCGGGATCGCCGAAGCATTGTTAGCCACGATCGTCGGTTTGGGAGCCGCTATCCCGGCTGTCATGGCCTACAACTGGGCCAACAACAAGCTGAAGTTCATCAGCGATTCATCGTACGGCTTCATACTTGAGTTCATCGCCAGGGTGAAAAGGGAAACCCACTGA
- a CDS encoding biopolymer transporter ExbD yields MRRYRPEESEAISDINIANLVDVVLVLLIIFMISAPLLQSGIEVDLPKTRAAGISEEADGVVVTLDKRGGIYINDVWSRLENFEQSLTEELQAKNTSSVYLRGDSAVSYGIAIQVIGKLKDMGIETIGLVTAPVESSSLNRRSQ; encoded by the coding sequence ATGCGACGCTACCGACCAGAGGAATCGGAGGCCATATCGGATATCAATATCGCCAACCTGGTTGACGTTGTGTTGGTGCTGTTGATCATCTTTATGATCTCAGCTCCTCTATTGCAATCCGGAATCGAAGTCGATCTACCCAAAACACGCGCCGCAGGTATTTCCGAAGAAGCTGACGGTGTTGTGGTTACTCTCGATAAGAGGGGTGGAATCTACATCAACGATGTTTGGTCTCGTCTTGAGAATTTCGAGCAGTCGCTGACCGAAGAGCTGCAAGCCAAAAACACGTCATCGGTTTACCTGCGGGGTGATTCGGCCGTCTCCTATGGTATCGCAATACAGGTGATTGGCAAACTCAAGGATATGGGTATTGAAACGATCGGGTTGGTCACCGCTCCGGTTGAGAGCAGTTCATTGAACCGTCGTTCGCAATAG
- a CDS encoding TonB family protein, which produces MRRDVVFSLILHALIISATLWSAPIKWRKEITYDDIIRVQLTAPAEITSSEPVALEPVEVPAPVIEEAPDIPITSPTTVEEAEIPEKPKPKPEKPKPKPKPEVTKKPSDQSNTGNTGENKGQEISTPGGFGSPFAGATIDNASFNYPYWFTQAFNKIAVNWNNPVVYDGTLICTIYFQVIKSGRIIEMRIEKSSGIPEFDESCLRAVSGAAPFPPLPRQFRDEIIGLTLPFKHSPR; this is translated from the coding sequence ATGAGACGCGACGTTGTCTTTTCTCTGATTCTCCACGCTCTGATTATTAGTGCGACTCTCTGGTCAGCCCCAATAAAATGGCGCAAGGAGATTACGTATGACGACATCATTCGCGTCCAACTCACCGCCCCGGCCGAGATAACATCTTCCGAACCGGTGGCACTGGAGCCGGTCGAGGTCCCTGCGCCCGTGATTGAAGAGGCCCCCGACATCCCGATAACATCCCCGACAACTGTTGAGGAAGCTGAGATTCCCGAAAAGCCGAAACCCAAACCAGAGAAGCCCAAACCCAAACCGAAGCCAGAAGTTACCAAGAAACCGAGCGACCAATCAAACACTGGTAATACCGGAGAAAACAAGGGACAGGAAATCAGCACGCCGGGCGGATTCGGTTCGCCGTTTGCCGGAGCAACAATCGACAATGCCAGTTTCAACTATCCCTACTGGTTCACACAGGCTTTCAATAAGATAGCGGTGAATTGGAATAACCCGGTGGTGTATGACGGTACCCTGATCTGCACCATTTATTTTCAGGTTATCAAATCAGGACGAATCATTGAAATGCGTATTGAGAAATCATCAGGAATCCCGGAGTTTGACGAATCATGCCTGAGAGCAGTTTCGGGGGCAGCCCCGTTTCCTCCTCTGCCGCGGCAGTTCCGGGATGAAATCATCGGCTTGACCCTGCCGTTCAAGCACAGTCCGAGGTAA
- the tolB gene encoding Tol-Pal system beta propeller repeat protein TolB, with product MHSKTALFLLAAIVILPLSGIAQTDPGRIRNIFFDTLTTSGFQATPVGVDQMKFIGNQYISSDDSSMMRWVTQVVQRDIDFYADFELIGLDSFFMQVYEITEMDILGWKRLGANILIKLEAEFPGVNLRTRWRLFDTHTGQQIARGSFEYHKMYWREIAHNISDEIVRTLTGEEGIFRTKIAFARKKGEAKELFIADYDGANERQLTKNGSINISPFFSADGKEVYFTSYVDGDPQLYKVRVDNGKVSRVASFPGLVAAPSVSPDGNKIACVLSKDGNSEIYVLGLDGRVIKRLSHHRAIESAPSWSPDGRSIVFSSDRTGRPQLYIMDTDGLNLRRLTYEGGYNDSPVWSKRGNRITFVSRSKRGRFDIASIDTSGADYRILTDKGMNENPHFCTDGKHIIFSSTRLGTSDLYTMDITGRNQRRLTRSGNCTNPVWGAAVR from the coding sequence ATGCACTCGAAAACAGCTCTGTTCCTATTGGCCGCTATTGTGATCCTGCCTCTATCGGGTATAGCTCAAACCGATCCGGGTCGAATACGCAATATTTTCTTTGATACACTGACCACGAGCGGTTTCCAGGCTACACCGGTTGGTGTGGACCAGATGAAGTTCATTGGCAACCAGTATATTTCGTCAGACGATTCATCCATGATGCGCTGGGTCACCCAGGTAGTTCAACGGGACATAGATTTCTATGCCGATTTCGAATTGATTGGTCTGGACTCCTTCTTCATGCAGGTATACGAGATTACTGAGATGGACATACTGGGCTGGAAAAGGCTGGGGGCCAATATCCTGATCAAGCTGGAAGCGGAGTTTCCCGGTGTCAATCTACGTACCCGGTGGCGTCTGTTTGATACCCATACCGGACAGCAGATCGCGCGGGGTTCATTTGAGTATCACAAGATGTACTGGCGCGAGATTGCCCACAACATTTCCGATGAGATCGTACGCACTCTTACCGGGGAGGAAGGTATCTTCAGAACCAAGATTGCTTTCGCCCGTAAAAAAGGAGAGGCGAAGGAGCTTTTCATTGCTGACTACGATGGTGCCAACGAACGACAGTTGACAAAAAACGGATCAATCAATATCTCACCTTTCTTTTCTGCCGACGGTAAGGAAGTTTATTTCACATCCTATGTAGATGGTGATCCCCAGCTTTACAAAGTTCGCGTGGACAATGGTAAGGTGAGTCGTGTAGCGAGTTTCCCAGGTCTTGTAGCGGCTCCGTCGGTATCCCCCGATGGCAACAAGATTGCCTGTGTTCTGAGCAAGGATGGCAACTCGGAGATATATGTCCTCGGTCTTGATGGGCGCGTCATCAAGCGTCTGTCGCACCATCGAGCTATCGAAAGTGCTCCATCGTGGTCACCCGATGGTCGCTCGATTGTCTTCTCTTCGGACCGCACCGGTCGTCCCCAACTGTATATTATGGATACCGATGGTCTCAATCTCAGGCGTCTGACATACGAAGGCGGTTATAACGATTCGCCCGTCTGGTCGAAACGAGGGAACAGGATCACTTTTGTCAGTCGAAGCAAGAGAGGACGGTTTGATATCGCTTCGATTGATACTTCTGGAGCCGACTATCGGATCCTAACTGACAAAGGAATGAATGAGAACCCGCATTTCTGTACCGATGGCAAACACATTATATTTTCCTCAACGAGACTTGGAACCAGCGATCTGTATACGATGGATATCACCGGTCGTAATCAGCGTCGCCTTACGCGAAGCGGCAATTGCACCAACCCGGTTTGGGGAGCGGCCGTTCGATGA
- a CDS encoding fibronectin type III domain-containing protein yields MREMSPHQLSDTFRFVVLSIIVSVLILLPISDVQAQLRLASTSNNSVILSWTAPGDDGTEGTASQYDIRYSTSLIDDASWNNATQATDEPSPQIAGGIETFEVTELDPGTTYYFAIKTADEVPNWSTLSNVVSFRFNTAPSPPIPQSPPNDSIISSLAPLLIVGNGTDADGDTLTYDFELYNEAADVLLADSTEIAEGIDYTQWRVPGDLLADSTSYSWRVRCYDGELYSEWTDTVRFAVDLNADVNLPPTMPTHLSPANNSMISTSTTQIVLVIENAIDPEGDVLSYDFRIYSDAQLTQLVEAQIDVPEAQSQTSVTLDFTPVKGRTYWWQVRANDGENVTAYTTATRFDYNDLATGGEETEAGASGPTGDQVILTSRPVLTAANATVDEQKYYYFEVATDSDFVGRVIASPGIPEETDGSTSWQVDEELESNQDHYWRVRVNDYAYSPVAKFHVAVDVFAAPNPVHLSNQVTFHLPDEPYDLMIQTVSGETVIIKEGVSIEWEWNLNNAAGNQVAVGVYLWYLTGTDARGKIIVKP; encoded by the coding sequence ATGCGAGAGATGTCCCCACATCAGTTATCAGACACTTTTCGATTCGTAGTCCTATCAATCATTGTTTCAGTCCTGATATTGCTGCCGATCTCCGATGTTCAGGCACAGTTGCGCCTTGCCTCTACCTCCAATAACTCTGTAATTCTCTCGTGGACTGCTCCCGGTGACGACGGAACTGAAGGGACTGCATCACAATATGATATTCGGTACTCCACGTCGTTGATCGACGACGCCAGCTGGAACAACGCCACGCAGGCAACCGACGAACCGAGTCCACAGATAGCTGGCGGAATAGAGACGTTTGAGGTCACTGAGCTCGACCCCGGCACCACGTACTACTTTGCCATAAAGACCGCCGACGAGGTCCCCAATTGGTCCACCCTGTCCAATGTAGTATCCTTCAGATTTAACACTGCGCCCTCTCCCCCTATCCCTCAGAGTCCACCGAATGATTCTATCATTAGTAGCCTGGCACCACTACTTATCGTTGGCAACGGCACGGACGCTGATGGAGACACTTTGACCTACGACTTCGAGTTGTATAATGAGGCCGCTGATGTCCTTCTGGCAGATTCAACAGAGATCGCCGAGGGTATTGATTATACTCAATGGCGTGTTCCTGGTGACTTGCTGGCTGACAGCACATCGTACAGTTGGCGCGTCCGTTGTTACGATGGCGAACTCTATTCCGAGTGGACGGATACTGTTCGATTTGCAGTCGACCTTAACGCCGACGTCAATTTGCCGCCCACAATGCCGACCCACCTATCACCAGCCAACAACAGTATGATAAGTACTTCCACGACCCAGATAGTGCTCGTCATCGAGAATGCGATCGATCCGGAAGGTGACGTCCTGTCGTACGATTTTCGTATCTACAGTGATGCTCAACTGACACAACTCGTCGAGGCACAGATTGATGTACCCGAGGCTCAATCTCAAACTTCGGTTACACTTGATTTCACGCCCGTCAAAGGTCGCACCTACTGGTGGCAGGTCCGTGCCAATGACGGAGAGAATGTCACCGCCTACACTACGGCTACTCGATTTGATTATAATGACCTGGCCACCGGCGGTGAGGAAACAGAGGCCGGGGCCAGTGGCCCTACCGGTGATCAAGTGATATTGACCAGCCGCCCTGTCCTGACGGCGGCCAATGCGACTGTGGATGAGCAGAAATACTATTATTTCGAAGTAGCTACTGACTCCGATTTCGTGGGACGGGTAATCGCATCACCAGGGATTCCAGAAGAAACTGACGGATCCACCAGTTGGCAGGTTGATGAGGAACTCGAATCAAATCAGGATCATTATTGGCGCGTTAGGGTCAATGACTATGCCTATTCACCTGTGGCCAAATTCCATGTAGCTGTTGATGTCTTTGCCGCACCCAACCCCGTGCACCTTAGTAATCAGGTCACATTTCATCTTCCGGACGAACCGTACGATTTGATGATTCAGACCGTTTCGGGTGAAACAGTAATCATCAAGGAGGGTGTCTCCATCGAGTGGGAATGGAATCTCAACAACGCTGCAGGTAATCAAGTTGCTGTTGGAGTGTACCTGTGGTATCTCACCGGTACCGACGCACGCGGGAAGATCATCGTCAAGCCATAA
- a CDS encoding fibronectin type III domain-containing protein, with the protein MTYRSGIFRSIYQLHQLQSVVIILLVTLSIVFVVSSPVEAQLRAPGATSSSVTLTWTAPGDDSTTGTAAQYDIRYSTSLIGDDNWNNATQATEEPSPQIVGTTEIFEVTGLEPSTTYYFGIKAADEIPNWSALSNIAIINTEAETETPSAVADLNISDYTSTAATLSWTAPGDDGTNGTASQYELRYATFTITAVNFASATLVADLPAPQVAGSAETYTVTDLNPSTTYYFALKTADEVPNWSEISNVASGTTGQEEVPPADIDDLIALVSTTTTIALSWTAPGDDGTSGTATEYELRYATFPISSLNWGTATLVSGVPDPEEAGGSETFTVEGLTESTTYYFAIKTGDEVPNWSGISNVLSAATTGDISPPTAITDLGPSGG; encoded by the coding sequence ATGACGTACCGATCTGGGATATTCCGGTCAATTTATCAACTACACCAGCTACAGTCGGTGGTCATCATACTTCTCGTTACACTCTCAATCGTTTTCGTGGTTTCGTCCCCTGTTGAAGCCCAACTAAGAGCGCCCGGCGCCACCTCAAGCTCGGTTACCTTGACCTGGACCGCTCCTGGCGACGACAGCACTACCGGCACCGCCGCTCAATATGACATCCGTTACTCCACTTCGTTGATCGGCGACGACAACTGGAACAACGCCACTCAGGCAACCGAAGAACCGTCACCCCAGATAGTCGGCACTACAGAGATATTTGAAGTCACCGGCCTCGAGCCAAGCACTACATACTACTTCGGTATAAAGGCAGCCGATGAAATTCCCAATTGGTCCGCCCTATCCAATATTGCCATCATCAATACCGAAGCAGAGACGGAAACACCATCCGCCGTGGCTGATCTCAATATCAGCGACTACACCAGCACAGCCGCCACCCTGAGCTGGACCGCACCGGGTGATGACGGTACCAATGGCACTGCCAGCCAATATGAATTGCGTTATGCCACTTTCACAATAACAGCAGTCAACTTTGCCTCGGCTACGCTTGTCGCCGATCTTCCGGCTCCACAAGTAGCTGGTAGCGCCGAGACGTATACGGTCACCGATCTTAACCCGAGCACGACCTACTACTTCGCTCTCAAGACAGCGGACGAAGTCCCCAACTGGTCTGAGATTTCGAATGTAGCATCCGGTACTACCGGCCAGGAGGAGGTTCCTCCGGCGGACATTGATGATCTGATCGCCCTGGTTTCGACCACGACTACAATAGCTCTAAGCTGGACCGCCCCGGGCGACGACGGAACCAGTGGTACCGCTACCGAATATGAGTTGCGCTATGCCACCTTCCCTATCTCCTCACTTAACTGGGGAACAGCAACACTCGTTTCCGGCGTTCCGGACCCTGAGGAAGCAGGCGGTAGCGAGACATTCACTGTGGAGGGATTAACCGAGTCAACCACATACTACTTCGCCATCAAAACAGGTGACGAAGTCCCCAACTGGTCTGGAATCTCAAACGTTCTCAGCGCCGCAACCACCGGTGATATCAGTCCACCAACCGCTATCACCGATCTGGGACCAAGCGGAGGATAA